A single window of Hymenobacter sp. APR13 DNA harbors:
- a CDS encoding efflux RND transporter permease subunit, with protein MLSKIIAASIRNKLMVVLMLVALVGWGGYSALHLPLDAIPDVTNNQVQVITQSPALAAQEVEQLLTVPLELQLRTIPGVIEIRSISRFGLSVITVVFDDDVPTLQTRQLVAEKLTSAQPDLGDNARPQMAPITTGLGEIFQYSIRVKKGYEGRYSLAKLRDVQDWLVKRQLAGVPGVVDVSSFGGMVRQYEVSVSPDRLNAAGVTMPELFQALQDNNANTGGSYLERGPNAYFIRGEGRVNSLQDIGTIVIKQASQNAPLLVRDVADVRFGHSVRYGAMTRNGQGETVGGIVLMLKGASSEQTIKGVKERVAEIEKTLPAGLEILPFLDRTKLIDKAIATVSRNLLEGAVIVLVVLLVLLGNGRGGLVVASMIPLCMLFALGMMRTFGVSANLMSLGALDFGLIVDGAVIIVEAMIFHLVHFRAQTAHETMDQVAETAATRLMRSALFGQLIILIVYFPILALTGIEGKMFRPMALTVSFAIMGAMLLCLTYVPAVSAWALRKDIKEEGTLADRIMKFLYRGYKPLIEGALRLRGAVVAAAVALLVLAGWLFSRMGGEFIPQLDEGDFAVNVTLAPGSSLAQSIATTTQVQQILLKNFPEVLQVVGKIGTSEIPTDPMSFEDSDQMVILKDQKDWTSATSREELADKMQQALAGVPGVSMEFQQPIQMRFNELISGAKSDISIKIYGDDLALLFEKANQAATFIRPLAGVGDLKVEQIAALPQLRVTYDRQKMAQYGLRISDLNALLRTSFAGDVAGQVYEGERRYDLVVRLDSASRQGLQDLRNLYVDTPTGQKIPLEEVATVAYRSAPAQISRDDARRRINIGVNVRGRDVQSLVEEIQGRLDQGLKLPAGYTIKYGGAFENLQQAKARLSVVVPISLALIFLLLYLSFQSVKQAALIFTGIPLATIGGILALWLRGMPFSISAGVGFIALFGVAVLNGIVLVASLNELALEGVRNVRERVLRATAERFRPVLLTASVASLGFLPMALSTSAGAEVQKPLATVVIGGLITATLLTLLVLPVLYTFFTDDGEATSASPPGPSPSERGSRTIQNRATVAPPL; from the coding sequence ATGCTTTCTAAAATCATAGCCGCCAGTATCCGCAACAAGCTGATGGTGGTGCTGATGCTGGTGGCCCTGGTGGGCTGGGGCGGCTACTCGGCCCTGCACCTGCCCCTCGATGCCATTCCCGACGTGACCAACAACCAGGTGCAGGTCATCACCCAGAGCCCCGCGCTGGCCGCCCAGGAGGTGGAGCAGCTGCTCACGGTGCCGCTGGAGCTACAGCTGCGCACCATTCCCGGCGTCATCGAAATCCGCTCGATTTCCCGCTTTGGGCTGTCGGTGATTACCGTGGTGTTCGACGACGACGTGCCCACGCTCCAGACCCGGCAGCTGGTGGCCGAAAAGCTTACCTCCGCCCAACCCGACCTCGGCGACAACGCCCGCCCCCAGATGGCCCCGATTACCACCGGCCTGGGCGAGATTTTCCAGTACAGCATCCGGGTGAAGAAGGGCTACGAAGGCCGCTACTCGCTGGCGAAGCTGCGCGACGTGCAGGACTGGCTGGTGAAGCGCCAGCTGGCCGGCGTGCCCGGCGTGGTAGACGTGAGCAGCTTCGGCGGCATGGTGCGCCAGTACGAGGTGAGCGTCAGCCCCGACCGCCTCAACGCGGCCGGCGTGACCATGCCCGAGCTGTTTCAGGCCCTGCAGGACAACAACGCCAACACCGGCGGCAGCTACCTGGAGCGCGGCCCCAACGCCTACTTCATCAGGGGCGAAGGCCGCGTAAACTCGCTGCAGGATATCGGCACCATCGTCATCAAGCAGGCCAGCCAGAACGCGCCGCTGCTGGTGCGCGACGTGGCCGACGTGCGCTTCGGGCACTCCGTCCGCTACGGCGCCATGACCCGCAACGGCCAGGGCGAAACCGTGGGCGGCATTGTGCTGATGCTGAAGGGCGCCAGCTCCGAGCAAACCATCAAGGGCGTGAAGGAGCGGGTAGCTGAAATCGAGAAAACCCTGCCCGCCGGCCTGGAAATCCTGCCCTTCCTCGACCGCACCAAGCTCATCGACAAGGCCATTGCCACCGTGAGCCGCAACCTGCTGGAGGGCGCCGTAATTGTGCTGGTGGTGCTGCTGGTGCTGCTCGGCAACGGGCGCGGCGGGCTGGTGGTGGCCTCCATGATTCCGCTGTGCATGCTGTTTGCGCTGGGCATGATGCGCACGTTTGGCGTGTCGGCCAACCTGATGAGTTTGGGCGCGCTGGACTTTGGGCTGATTGTGGACGGGGCCGTGATTATCGTGGAAGCCATGATCTTCCACCTCGTGCACTTCCGGGCCCAGACCGCGCACGAAACCATGGACCAGGTGGCCGAAACTGCCGCCACCCGCCTGATGCGCTCGGCCCTGTTCGGGCAGCTCATCATCCTCATCGTGTACTTCCCCATCCTGGCCCTCACCGGCATCGAGGGCAAGATGTTCCGGCCCATGGCCCTGACCGTGAGCTTCGCCATTATGGGCGCCATGCTGCTGTGCCTCACCTACGTGCCGGCCGTGTCGGCGTGGGCGCTGCGCAAAGACATCAAGGAGGAAGGCACCCTCGCCGACCGCATCATGAAGTTTCTGTACCGCGGCTACAAGCCGCTGATTGAGGGCGCCCTGCGGCTGCGCGGGGCGGTGGTGGCGGCGGCCGTTGCGCTGCTGGTGCTGGCCGGCTGGCTGTTTTCGCGCATGGGCGGCGAGTTTATTCCGCAGCTTGACGAGGGCGATTTCGCCGTGAACGTGACTTTGGCCCCCGGCTCGTCGCTGGCCCAGAGCATTGCCACCACCACCCAGGTGCAGCAGATTCTGCTGAAAAACTTCCCCGAGGTCCTTCAGGTGGTGGGCAAAATCGGCACCTCCGAAATCCCCACCGACCCCATGTCGTTTGAAGATTCCGACCAGATGGTGATTCTCAAAGACCAGAAAGACTGGACCTCGGCCACCTCGCGCGAGGAGCTGGCCGACAAGATGCAGCAGGCCCTGGCCGGCGTGCCGGGCGTGAGCATGGAGTTTCAGCAGCCCATTCAGATGCGCTTCAACGAACTGATTTCGGGCGCCAAGTCGGATATCAGCATCAAAATCTACGGCGACGACCTGGCCCTGCTCTTCGAGAAAGCCAACCAGGCCGCCACTTTCATCCGCCCGCTGGCCGGCGTCGGCGACCTGAAGGTGGAGCAGATTGCGGCCCTGCCGCAGCTGCGCGTGACGTACGACCGCCAGAAAATGGCCCAGTACGGTTTGCGCATCTCCGACCTGAACGCGCTGCTGCGCACCTCGTTTGCCGGCGACGTGGCCGGCCAGGTGTACGAGGGCGAGCGGCGCTACGACCTGGTGGTGCGTCTCGACAGCGCCAGCCGCCAGGGCCTGCAGGATCTGCGCAACCTCTACGTGGATACGCCCACGGGCCAGAAAATTCCGCTGGAGGAAGTGGCCACCGTGGCCTACCGCAGCGCCCCGGCCCAGATTTCGCGCGACGATGCCCGCCGCCGCATCAACATCGGGGTGAACGTGCGCGGCCGCGACGTGCAGAGCCTGGTGGAGGAAATTCAGGGCCGGCTCGACCAGGGGTTGAAGCTGCCCGCCGGCTACACCATCAAGTACGGCGGCGCCTTCGAGAACCTGCAGCAGGCCAAGGCCCGCCTGAGCGTGGTGGTGCCCATTTCGCTGGCCTTGATTTTCCTGCTGCTTTATCTGTCGTTTCAGTCGGTGAAGCAGGCGGCGCTGATTTTCACGGGTATTCCGCTGGCTACCATCGGTGGCATTCTGGCGCTGTGGCTGCGCGGGATGCCGTTCAGCATTTCAGCCGGCGTGGGCTTTATTGCGCTGTTTGGGGTGGCTGTGCTCAACGGCATCGTGCTGGTGGCCAGCCTCAACGAGCTGGCCCTGGAAGGCGTGCGCAACGTGCGCGAACGGGTGCTACGGGCCACCGCAGAGCGGTTCCGGCCGGTGCTGCTCACGGCCTCGGTGGCCTCGCTGGGCTTCCTGCCGATGGCGCTAAGCACCTCCGCCGGCGCCGAAGTACAGAAGCCGCTGGCTACCGTCGTTATCGGCGGGCTGATTACGGCCACGCTGCTCACGCTGCTGGTGCTGCCCGTGCTTTATACCTTCTTCACGGATGATGGCGAAGCAACGAGTGCCTCACCCCCCGGCCCCTCTCCTTCAGAGAGGGGGAGCCGGACGATTCAGAACCGCGCCACCGTGGCTCCCCCTCTCTGA
- a CDS encoding response regulator transcription factor, whose product MHILVIEDEPGIARFLKQGLEEEGFAVDVADNGTTGLARALAGAYDLLLVDWMLPGLTGLELCQQLRAAHHATPLIFLTAKDTVPDTVAGLQAGANDYIKKPFHFEELLERIRVQLRPAPAPTGEAERFTVGPVVLDVGTHQVYKDQQEIALTQKEFALLEYLLRHKGKVCRRQSIIENVWDIHFEYNTGVIDVYMNALRKKLGFSKDDDYLQTIRGIGYVARD is encoded by the coding sequence ATGCATATTCTGGTAATCGAAGACGAGCCCGGCATTGCGCGCTTCCTGAAGCAGGGCCTGGAAGAGGAGGGCTTTGCCGTGGACGTGGCCGACAACGGCACCACCGGCCTGGCCCGCGCCCTGGCCGGTGCCTACGATTTGCTGCTCGTGGACTGGATGCTGCCCGGCCTCACCGGGCTGGAGCTGTGCCAACAGCTGCGCGCGGCCCATCACGCCACGCCCCTCATCTTCCTTACCGCCAAAGACACCGTGCCCGATACCGTGGCGGGCCTGCAGGCCGGCGCCAACGACTACATCAAAAAGCCCTTCCATTTCGAGGAGCTGCTGGAGCGTATCCGGGTGCAGCTGCGCCCCGCACCCGCGCCCACTGGCGAAGCGGAGCGTTTCACGGTCGGCCCCGTTGTGCTGGACGTGGGCACGCACCAGGTCTACAAAGACCAGCAGGAAATTGCCCTGACTCAGAAGGAGTTTGCGCTGCTGGAGTACCTGCTGCGCCACAAAGGCAAGGTCTGCCGCCGCCAGAGCATCATCGAAAACGTCTGGGATATTCATTTCGAATACAACACCGGCGTCATCGACGTGTACATGAACGCGCTCCGCAAAAAGCTGGGCTTCAGCAAAGACGACGACTACCTGCAAACCATCCGCGGCATCGGCTACGTCGCCCGGGATTAG
- a CDS encoding sensor histidine kinase, producing MPFTFKNRIALHYILATAALVAVVYGMVYGVVKNQVYAELDGSLRFEVAKHMRELVVEGGRMRFARKQEWQEREHREVQVNPVFIQVADLQGRATDRSPNLNSARLEFDPAADGHVPLNAQLRGAAIRQLQEPVLRNGRPVGYLLAAISSESARHVLQSLETVLLGSFPVVLLVLFGIARLLAGRSISPIAAITATTNRITQSNLAERIALPPRPDELHTLASAINQLLERMEKAVVREKQFTADASHELRTPLAVLKGTLEVLVRKPRSAAEYVENITLSVQEIDRLTHLVDQLLLLARFDSAPQVEHRQELPVLSSVHDVLHRRRAALEARRIRVDVQDADTPPIHSDPYLVDLILDNLLDNAVKYSPAGSTITVALDEAGARQRCTISDEGIGIRPEDLGRIFDPLYRSDALAHKEIGGTGLGLSIVARACALLGIELAVASTPGRGSTFTLLFPAG from the coding sequence ATGCCCTTCACCTTCAAAAACCGGATTGCGCTGCACTACATACTGGCTACGGCGGCGCTGGTGGCGGTGGTGTATGGCATGGTGTATGGCGTGGTGAAAAATCAGGTGTATGCAGAGCTGGATGGCAGCCTGCGCTTTGAGGTGGCCAAGCACATGCGGGAGCTGGTGGTGGAGGGTGGCCGGATGCGGTTTGCCCGCAAGCAGGAGTGGCAGGAGCGGGAGCACCGCGAAGTGCAGGTGAATCCGGTGTTTATTCAGGTGGCCGACCTGCAGGGCCGCGCCACGGACCGCTCGCCCAACCTCAACAGCGCCCGCCTGGAGTTCGACCCGGCCGCCGACGGCCACGTGCCGCTGAACGCGCAGCTGCGCGGGGCGGCCATCCGGCAGCTGCAGGAGCCGGTGCTGCGCAACGGCCGGCCGGTGGGCTATCTGCTGGCCGCCATTTCCTCGGAGTCGGCGCGGCACGTGCTGCAGAGTCTGGAAACGGTGCTGCTGGGCTCATTTCCGGTGGTGCTGCTGGTGCTGTTTGGCATTGCGCGGCTGCTGGCGGGGCGCAGTATTTCGCCCATTGCGGCCATCACGGCCACCACCAACCGCATCACCCAGAGCAACCTGGCCGAGCGCATTGCCCTGCCGCCCCGCCCCGACGAGCTGCACACGCTGGCCTCGGCCATCAACCAACTGCTGGAGCGCATGGAGAAAGCCGTGGTCCGCGAAAAGCAGTTCACGGCCGACGCCTCGCACGAGCTGCGCACGCCGCTGGCCGTGCTCAAGGGCACCCTGGAAGTGCTGGTGCGCAAGCCCCGCAGCGCCGCCGAGTACGTCGAGAACATCACGCTCAGCGTTCAGGAAATAGACCGCCTCACGCACCTCGTAGACCAGCTGCTGCTGCTGGCCCGCTTCGACAGCGCCCCACAGGTTGAGCACCGCCAAGAGCTGCCCGTGCTCAGCAGCGTGCACGACGTGCTGCACCGCCGCCGCGCCGCCCTGGAGGCCCGCCGCATCCGGGTAGACGTGCAGGACGCCGACACGCCGCCCATCCACTCCGACCCCTACCTGGTAGACCTGATTCTGGATAACCTGCTCGACAACGCCGTGAAATACTCGCCGGCCGGCTCCACCATCACGGTAGCGCTGGATGAGGCCGGCGCCCGCCAGCGCTGCACCATTTCCGATGAGGGCATCGGCATCCGGCCCGAAGACCTGGGCCGCATCTTCGACCCGCTGTACCGCTCCGACGCCCTGGCGCACAAGGAAATCGGGGGCACCGGGCTGGGCCTGTCCATCGTAGCGCGGGCCTGCGCGCTGCTGGGCATTGAGCTGGCCGTGGCCAGTACGCCGGGGCGCGGCAGCACGTTTACGCTGCTGTTTCCGGCCGGCTGA
- a CDS encoding energy transducer TonB: MKRILFALWLTSSSAAYAQQAPAGAQSLNAYFSAQPGNHSSAGFGSGYQLRTDTVAGPNGGGIIQRYYASGQKQEELPCQNLQKQELHGTQTRWFENGQVQAVDHFVNDQRHGQLLTYYPNGTLRRREEYEHGQSVKAECFGPDGQPVAFFNYIQFPEYAGGLSVLLQTIGSRTRYPKEAIRHDEHGKVLVDFVIDRNGTVQQARVRQHVSPLLDAEALRVVNSLRSWTPGRLDGEPVDVFFTLPVTFALR; this comes from the coding sequence GTGAAACGAATCCTATTTGCCCTGTGGCTGACGAGCAGCAGCGCTGCCTATGCCCAGCAGGCCCCGGCCGGCGCCCAAAGTCTTAACGCGTACTTCAGCGCCCAGCCCGGCAACCATAGCAGTGCGGGTTTTGGCAGTGGTTACCAGCTGCGCACCGATACGGTGGCCGGCCCGAACGGTGGCGGCATCATCCAGCGCTACTACGCCAGCGGGCAGAAGCAGGAAGAGCTGCCCTGCCAAAACCTTCAGAAGCAAGAGCTGCACGGCACCCAAACCCGCTGGTTTGAAAACGGCCAAGTGCAGGCCGTGGACCATTTCGTAAACGACCAGCGTCACGGCCAGCTCCTGACCTACTATCCCAACGGGACACTGCGCCGCCGGGAAGAGTATGAGCACGGCCAGTCCGTGAAAGCCGAGTGCTTCGGGCCCGATGGTCAGCCGGTGGCCTTTTTCAATTATATCCAGTTCCCGGAATATGCTGGCGGCCTATCTGTGCTGCTGCAAACCATCGGCAGCCGCACCCGCTACCCCAAGGAAGCGATACGCCACGATGAGCATGGGAAGGTGCTGGTCGATTTTGTGATTGATCGGAACGGCACCGTGCAGCAGGCCCGGGTGCGCCAGCATGTAAGCCCGCTGCTTGACGCTGAAGCCCTGCGCGTAGTGAACAGCCTCCGCAGCTGGACACCCGGCCGCCTCGACGGAGAGCCGGTAGACGTGTTTTTCACGCTGCCGGTCACGTTTGCCCTTCGCTGA
- the gatB gene encoding Asp-tRNA(Asn)/Glu-tRNA(Gln) amidotransferase subunit GatB: MDDSIKSKYQPVIGLEVHAQLLTRSKMYSSDENEYGALPNNNLSVITLGHPGTLPRVNYSAVEFAMKMGLATNCHIRRDNLFARKNYFYPDLPKGYQITQDKTPICTEGHVDIRLADGSVKKIGITRIHMEEDAGKSMHLAGEVETLVDLNRAGVPLIEIVSEPDIRTAEEAYAYLAEIKKLVEYLGICDGNMEEGSLRCDANISVMRKDATQFGVKVEVKNMNSFRNVQRAIEYEIERQIALVEAGEIIDSETRGFDAATGTTNGQRSKETMNDYRYFPEPDLPPVIISDEWLHRVQSELPALPAQLYARFTGELGLSDYDATVLTAEKEVALYFDALTRLTPNAKAAANWVTGPVKAYLNERALTLDQFPLSPQHLADIIQLIDDNKVGHSVASKQLFPFLLDNPTHTAAAAAEAQGLLQQSDSGALEAMIQQVLDANPAKVAEYRAGKKSLTGMFMGELMKLTGGKADPKMANQLLRQKLDA; this comes from the coding sequence ATGGACGACAGCATCAAATCCAAATACCAGCCCGTCATCGGCCTCGAAGTACACGCCCAGCTGCTCACGCGCAGCAAGATGTACTCCTCCGACGAAAACGAGTACGGCGCTTTGCCCAATAACAACCTGAGCGTCATTACGCTGGGGCACCCCGGCACGCTGCCGCGCGTGAACTACTCGGCCGTGGAGTTTGCCATGAAAATGGGCCTGGCCACCAACTGCCACATCCGCCGCGACAATCTGTTTGCGCGCAAAAACTACTTCTACCCCGACCTTCCCAAGGGCTACCAGATTACGCAGGACAAAACCCCGATCTGCACCGAAGGCCACGTGGATATCCGTCTGGCCGATGGCTCGGTGAAGAAAATCGGCATCACCCGCATCCACATGGAGGAGGACGCGGGCAAGAGCATGCACCTGGCCGGCGAGGTGGAAACCCTTGTGGATTTGAACCGGGCCGGCGTGCCGCTCATCGAAATCGTGAGTGAGCCCGACATCCGGACCGCCGAGGAAGCCTACGCCTACCTGGCCGAAATCAAGAAGCTGGTGGAGTACCTCGGCATCTGCGACGGCAACATGGAGGAGGGTTCTTTGCGCTGCGACGCCAACATTTCGGTGATGCGCAAAGATGCCACCCAGTTTGGCGTGAAGGTGGAGGTGAAGAACATGAACTCGTTCCGCAACGTGCAGCGGGCCATCGAGTACGAGATTGAGCGGCAGATTGCGCTGGTAGAAGCCGGCGAAATCATCGACTCCGAAACCCGCGGTTTCGACGCGGCCACTGGCACCACCAACGGCCAGCGCAGCAAGGAAACCATGAACGACTACCGGTACTTCCCGGAGCCTGACCTGCCGCCGGTTATCATTTCCGACGAGTGGCTGCACCGCGTGCAGAGCGAGCTGCCGGCCCTGCCGGCGCAGCTCTACGCCCGCTTCACCGGCGAGCTGGGCCTTTCGGATTACGATGCCACGGTGCTCACGGCCGAAAAGGAAGTGGCGCTCTATTTCGATGCCCTGACCCGCCTGACGCCCAACGCCAAAGCCGCCGCCAACTGGGTAACCGGCCCGGTGAAAGCCTACCTCAACGAGCGCGCCCTCACCCTCGACCAGTTCCCGCTCAGCCCGCAGCACCTGGCCGACATCATCCAGCTCATCGACGACAACAAGGTGGGCCACTCGGTAGCCAGCAAGCAGCTGTTCCCGTTCCTGCTCGACAACCCCACGCACACCGCCGCCGCCGCCGCCGAGGCCCAGGGCCTGCTCCAGCAGTCGGATTCCGGCGCGCTGGAAGCCATGATTCAGCAGGTGCTCGACGCCAACCCGGCCAAGGTGGCCGAGTACCGCGCCGGCAAGAAGAGCCTCACGGGTATGTTCATGGGCGAGCTTATGAAGCTCACCGGCGGCAAAGCCGACCCCAAAATGGCCAACCAGCTGTTGCGCCAGAAACTTGACGCCTAA
- a CDS encoding TlpA disulfide reductase family protein — protein sequence MALASLVAASTEAVAQAPRRPAPNYQVRGQLTNAPAGTKVFLTDNSAGRPGPIDSARTDAKGRFQLRGTVADPGVYSLRVAGQRWTTDVALAPNSRLQLRADATQLRRTSDITGTPEATTLARMNQEQFRLMSHIDTLVQRRSTTTDTAALRRIEQEWDATFAAFRAAARRVAGQASYVAPYVAATLLSGTEEPAELAFLDSATTRYVRQWPASLHTQQLQRYQRMRQATALGQLAPAMQLPTPEGPPLALSSLRGKYVLVDFWASWCSPCRQENPELVRTYQRFKSKGFEIYGVSADSKKDAWLAAIQKDGLPWPQVRDEPSDTSVASTVYNIYKFPSSFLLDPQGRIIAKDLRGEDLAKKLAELLP from the coding sequence ATGGCGCTGGCTTCCCTGGTGGCAGCGTCTACTGAAGCCGTTGCGCAGGCGCCCCGCCGCCCGGCTCCTAACTACCAAGTGCGTGGCCAACTCACCAATGCCCCGGCTGGTACCAAGGTATTTCTGACCGATAACAGCGCCGGCCGGCCCGGACCGATAGACTCGGCCCGAACCGATGCGAAAGGCCGTTTCCAGCTGCGAGGCACGGTGGCGGACCCGGGCGTGTACAGTCTGCGGGTAGCCGGCCAGCGCTGGACAACTGACGTGGCCCTGGCGCCCAACAGCCGCCTGCAGCTGCGCGCCGACGCCACCCAGCTCCGGCGCACCAGCGACATTACGGGCACCCCGGAAGCCACCACGCTGGCCCGCATGAACCAGGAGCAGTTCCGGTTGATGTCCCATATCGACACCCTGGTCCAGCGGCGCTCCACCACCACCGACACGGCCGCGTTGCGCCGCATTGAGCAGGAGTGGGATGCCACCTTTGCGGCGTTTCGGGCGGCCGCCCGGCGCGTGGCCGGGCAGGCGTCGTACGTGGCGCCCTACGTGGCCGCGACGCTGCTCAGCGGCACCGAGGAGCCGGCCGAGCTGGCCTTCCTGGATTCGGCTACCACCCGCTACGTGCGGCAGTGGCCAGCGTCGCTCCACACGCAGCAGCTACAACGCTACCAGCGCATGCGCCAGGCCACGGCCCTTGGCCAGCTGGCGCCGGCTATGCAGCTGCCCACGCCCGAGGGCCCGCCTTTGGCCCTGAGCAGTCTGCGCGGCAAGTACGTTTTGGTTGACTTCTGGGCTAGCTGGTGCTCTCCCTGCCGGCAGGAAAATCCCGAACTGGTTCGCACGTACCAGCGGTTCAAAAGCAAAGGATTTGAAATCTACGGCGTGTCGGCCGACAGCAAGAAAGACGCGTGGCTGGCTGCCATTCAGAAAGATGGCCTGCCGTGGCCGCAGGTGCGCGACGAGCCCTCCGACACCAGCGTGGCCAGCACTGTGTACAACATCTACAAATTCCCTTCGTCGTTTTTGCTTGACCCGCAGGGCCGCATTATTGCCAAAGACCTGCGCGGCGAAGACCTAGCCAAAAAGCTGGCGGAACTGCTGCCCTAG